DNA from Catenulispora sp. EB89:
GCCGGCACCGGGGTCGTCGGAGTTATCGGCGACATCGGCGACATAGAGCTCATCGGCGTCATCGTCGGCGGACGGCGGCGCCGTTGCGGGAGCCCGCCGGGCCGGCCGTCGTACGTGCCGTTCGCGCGCGGGCTCGGTTCGTCGGGGGAGCGCGGATCGGGGAGAACCGGACCGCCGGCCGATTCGCCGGCGGTGTGCTCCAGCACGAGCTCCTTCGGCACCAGGAGTTGGGCCTTGACCCCGCCTGCCGGCGAGGGCCGCACCGTGGCCTGGAACCCGACGGTGTGCGCGAGGCGGCCGATCACGGCCAGACCGAGCCTCGGGGAGCCGCCGACGTCGGCCAGGTCCAGCCCCGGCGCGCCGGGGTCGGCCAGCACGCGGGCCACGTGCTCGGCGGCCTGCGGCGCCATGCCCACCCCGGCGTCGACGACCTCGATCACGACCCCGGTGGCGGTGCGGCGGGCGGTGAGGATGACGCGGGAATCAGGGGGCGAATAGCGGGTCGCGTTGTCGAGGAGTTCGGCCAGGGCGTGCACGACCGCCTCCACCGCGGTGCCGGCCAGCTCGACCTCCGGGGCCGCCGCGAGCTCGACCCGGCGGTAGTCGACGATCCGGGACATCGCGCCGCGCAGGACGCTGAAGACCGGGACCGGCTCGCTCCACTGGCGTCCGGCACGCTCGCCGGCCAGGACCACCAGGCTGTCGGCGAAGCGGCCGATCAGGGCGGTGCCGTGGTCCAGGCGCATCAGGTCGGCGAAGACGGCCGGGTCGTCGCCGTGGCGTTCCTGCATCTCGCCGAGGTCGCCGAGCTGGCGGTGGACGATCGCCTGGACCCGGCGGCCGATGTTCACGAAGGCGCGCTCGGTGAAGTCGGGGGCGGTGGCGGCCGGGTCGCGGGCCAGAGCCCGGTCCCGGTCCCGGTCTCGTTCCCGGTCTCGATCTCGGGTACGCGGTTGCGGTTGCTCCTGCGCCTGCTCGGCCCGGTCGCTGCTGCCGTTGCCACTACCGGTACTGCTGCCGCCACTACTGCCGTTGGCGCCGCTGCCGCTGCCGCTACTGCTGCCGCCAGGCTCGCGCAGCCGGCCGCTGTGCGCCTGCCGCCACCGCGCGTTCTCGGCCTCGGCTTCGTCGCAGCGCAGCCGCAGTGTCGCCACGCGCCGTCGTGCTATCAGCACCATGACGCCCCAGCCGGCCACAGCCCCGCAGAACGCGAGCGTTGTCCCCATCGCCGTCCCCACCACCGATATCGATGCCTCCCCAGCCCCCACCCGCCAGTCACCCAACGCAGCCGACGGGTCACAGCGCATACCCCTATCGCAGTCCACGATGATCCCGCAGCGTGTTTGTGCGATTGCCGAAGGCGATCGCCGGCCCCCGCACCCGCCGCACGGCGCGTCGTCGCAGGCCCCCGCGCCGCACGCCGCCGACGCCGCCGCAAGACCGCCGAACCGCGAGGCGGACTCCTACCGGACTCCGGAAGGCACCCGCCGCTCACGCGCCCCGGCAGTGCCAGGGTCGTGGCCCGTGAAGGCGTCCCACCGCGGCGTGGACGCCGAGTCCGCCCGGATCGCGTGGCGAGCCGGGATGAAGGTGGTGAAGCGTGCCAGCACGGAGAAGGACCGAAGAGCCGGCCGCCCCGGTCCCCGCCCGCAGGCCCCCCGCCCGCGGGGCGGGTCATACCCCAGCGAAGGAGTACTCCATGTCGATGACCATTGACGTCGCGTTGAAAGAAGCCATGCGCACCGAGGGCGCGATCGGTGCGGCCCTGGTCGACTACGGCAGCGGCATGTCCCTCGGCGAGATCAGCGTCTCCAAGGAACTCGACCTGACTGTCGCCGCCGCCGGAAACACCGAGGTCGTCCGCGCGAAGATGCGCACGATGGAGATGCTCAAGATGAACGACACCATCGAGGACATCCTGATAACCCTCGGCCGCCAGTACCACATCATCAGGCCCCTGTCCTCCCGCAGCGGCTCCGGCCTGTTCCTCTACCTGGCCCTGGACCGCACCCGCGGCAACCTGGCCCTGGCCCGCCACCAGATGCGCGTGGTGGCCGAGAGCATCGAGATCTGAGCTCCGCCGACGGGACGCGGAGCTCCATCAGGTTCGCGGCGACGCCGCCGCGGATACCGACGGCTGGTCGGCTCAAGGAGGTGAGGCGCCTGCTTTCAGGCTGAACGGATCGGCTTATGACCGCCTGCGAGAAAGTTCAGAAGTCTCTGGTGGGGAGCAGGCGGTCACCCACTTTCGAATTCCTCCCCACCCGATGTCCGTTTTCCGCCCCCGGCTCCGACCACCAGATGAGAGCGTCCACGCCGGACGCCCCCACCGTAAGGAGCGCAGCCGTGAAGTACATTCTGGAGATCATCCTCAACCCCAAGACCAATGCGTCCCTGACCGAGGAGCAGCTGGCCACCATCGGTCCGGGCCACGAGAAGCTGATCGGGATCATCTCGGAGTCCGGCGAGCTCGTCGCCATGGACGGCATCGCCGAGCCCGCCAAGAGCACCGTGGTGCGGGTGCGCGACGGCAAGACGGTGACCTCCGAGGGTTCGCTGTTCGAGGGTGAGGACTACTTCGGCGGCTACTACATCGTCGATGTCGCCAGCCAGGAGCGGGCCGTCGAGCTCGCCGCCATGATTCCGGACGTGCACTGGTCCGCCGTCGAGGTCCGGCCGATCCTCGAGGGGCCCGAGGAGGGCTGAGGCGCCACGCGGCTCATGCCACGCAGCATGCGGTAGATGCGACGCGGCCCCAAAGCGCCGCATCTCCACCCGTGCGCACACCAGTTCGTTCCGGCGCGTCCCAGCCGTGTCCGGATCCCCGTCTCGGCTCCGACCACCGGGTAGAGAAGCGAACAGCGCCGCCGTGTGCTGCTCAACGGGAAAAGAAGGAGTACACCATGGACAGCGCCGTGGAGCCCGGGGCCATCGAGTCCCTGCGGGCCGAAGTCACCGGTGAGGTTCTCGTACCGGGCGACGACGGCTACGACGCCCGGGCCGACATTTTCGTCTACCGCGGGCACCCGGCCGTGATCGTGCGGGCGAAGAGCGACCAGGACGTGGCCCGGGGTATCGGCTTCGCGGTCGAGCACGGTCTGGAGATCTCCACCCGCAGCGGGGGCCACAGCAACGCCGGCTACAGCACCAACGTCGGCGGCCTGGTCCTGGACCTGTCGCCGTTGGACGGCGTCGAAGTGCTGGACGAGGCCGAGCGCCTGGTGCGCCTCGGCGCCGGCGCGTTGTGGTCCGGCGTCGCCGCGGAGCTGGCGCCGTACGGCCTGGCGTTCACCTCCGGCGACACCGCCAGCGTGGGCGTCGGCGGCCTGCTGCCCGGCGGCGGCGTGGGCTGGATGGCCCGCAAGTACGGCCTGTCCCTGGACAGCCTGGTCGGCGCGACCGTCGTCACCGCCGACGGCCGCATCCTGTCGGCCGACGCCGAGGAGAACCCGGACCTGTTCTGGGCGATCCGCGGCGGCGGCGGCAACTTCGGCGTGGTGACGTCCTTCACCGTCATCGCGCAGCCGGTCGCCCAGGTCTTCTTCGGCGGGATCTCCTTCTCCCGGGAGGAGAGCGAGACCGTCCTGCGCGGCTGGGTGTCCTACATGGACTCCGCTCCCGAGGAGCTCACGGCCACCGCCATGTGCTGGCCGACCTTCGGCCAGGACGAGGCCCCGCCGCTGACCATCATGGTCTGCTACGCCGGCGACGACGACGCGGCCGCCGCGCTGGCCATCGACCCGATCCGCAAGCTCGGCACCGTCGTGGACGACCAGGTCCGTCTGATGCCCTACGGCGGCGTGCTGGCCGACGTCAACGAACCGCCTCCGGGCTGGAAGCCGTACGTCCGCAACCGCCTCACCCCGGACCTGACCCCGGACCTGGCCACGGCGATGCTCGCCGAGCAGGCCAACCTCCAGAACCTGTACGTCGAGATCCGCAGCATCGGCGGGGCCCTGAGCCTGGTGCCGGAGGACGCGACCGCGTTCGCGCACCGCTCCACCCAGGCCCTGATCATGGGCGTGCTGCTCGGCTCCCCGGAGGACAACGAGCCGCTGATGCCCGCCTACGAGGCGTTCTGGTCCGCGGTGGCCCCGTCGGCGTCCGGTGCCTACAGCGGCTTCCTGAGCAACATCAGCGAGGCGGACATCATCGCGGTGTACCCGCACCGGGTGTACAGCAAGCTGGCGGCGCTGAAGCAGGAGTACGACCCCAACAACATCTTCCACCTGAACGTCAACATCCTCCCGGCCGGAGCCGACCAGGGCTGATTCCCCGGGCCGGGACGTCGCCAGGCGTCCCGGCTTCGGGCCCGGCGAGGCTGCGCGCCGCACCAAGCGACCAAGCGCATGGCACCCACCAAGCAAACAAGCGCATGGCACCGAAGAGCACCGCACCAAAGCACACCGCACCAAAGCACACCGCACCGAAGCGAAGCGGCGCCGTGCATCACGCACGGCGCCGCTCAGCATTCGCGGCCGAGGATCGCCCTCACGCCGGCAGCGCCACCTCCACCAGCAGCCCCGCCGCCACCGGCATCACGCTCACCGGCACCCCGTTGAACACCGCGTTCCCCG
Protein-coding regions in this window:
- a CDS encoding sensor histidine kinase produces the protein MGTTLAFCGAVAGWGVMVLIARRRVATLRLRCDEAEAENARWRQAHSGRLREPGGSSSGSGSGANGSSGGSSTGSGNGSSDRAEQAQEQPQPRTRDRDRERDRDRDRALARDPAATAPDFTERAFVNIGRRVQAIVHRQLGDLGEMQERHGDDPAVFADLMRLDHGTALIGRFADSLVVLAGERAGRQWSEPVPVFSVLRGAMSRIVDYRRVELAAAPEVELAGTAVEAVVHALAELLDNATRYSPPDSRVILTARRTATGVVIEVVDAGVGMAPQAAEHVARVLADPGAPGLDLADVGGSPRLGLAVIGRLAHTVGFQATVRPSPAGGVKAQLLVPKELVLEHTAGESAGGPVLPDPRSPDEPSPRANGTYDGRPGGLPQRRRRPPTMTPMSSMSPMSPITPTTPVPAQRDTRNGTPVPGQWLDAFRGGEHDPGSEHEDRDSDPRNDDGQRGAAS
- a CDS encoding YciI family protein; this encodes MKYILEIILNPKTNASLTEEQLATIGPGHEKLIGIISESGELVAMDGIAEPAKSTVVRVRDGKTVTSEGSLFEGEDYFGGYYIVDVASQERAVELAAMIPDVHWSAVEVRPILEGPEEG
- a CDS encoding FAD-binding oxidoreductase, translated to MDSAVEPGAIESLRAEVTGEVLVPGDDGYDARADIFVYRGHPAVIVRAKSDQDVARGIGFAVEHGLEISTRSGGHSNAGYSTNVGGLVLDLSPLDGVEVLDEAERLVRLGAGALWSGVAAELAPYGLAFTSGDTASVGVGGLLPGGGVGWMARKYGLSLDSLVGATVVTADGRILSADAEENPDLFWAIRGGGGNFGVVTSFTVIAQPVAQVFFGGISFSREESETVLRGWVSYMDSAPEELTATAMCWPTFGQDEAPPLTIMVCYAGDDDAAAALAIDPIRKLGTVVDDQVRLMPYGGVLADVNEPPPGWKPYVRNRLTPDLTPDLATAMLAEQANLQNLYVEIRSIGGALSLVPEDATAFAHRSTQALIMGVLLGSPEDNEPLMPAYEAFWSAVAPSASGAYSGFLSNISEADIIAVYPHRVYSKLAALKQEYDPNNIFHLNVNILPAGADQG